A single genomic interval of Trichosurus vulpecula isolate mTriVul1 chromosome 6, mTriVul1.pri, whole genome shotgun sequence harbors:
- the GPR137 gene encoding integral membrane protein GPR137 — MEGNLSGLVPAAGLVPALPPAVTLGLTATYTTLYGLLFLSVYAQLWLVLLYGHKRLSYQTVFLALCLLWAALRTTLFSFYFRDTARANRLGPLPFWLLYCCPVCLQFFTLTLMNLYFAQVVFKAKTKQHPEMSRGLLAVRGAFIGASLLFLLVNVLCAMLSRRRRTQPWALLLVRVLVSDSLFVICALSLAACLCLVARRAPSTSIYLEAKGTSVCQAAAMGGAMVLLYASRACYNLAALALAPHSRLDSFDYDWYNVSDQADLVNDLGDKGYLVFGLILFVWELLPTTLLVGFFRVHRPPQDLSTSRIINGQIFSSRSYFFDRAGHCEDEGGPWEHSRGESTSLSGSLGAGSWYGAIGREPGWCGGSQSRSTPLLFSQVAGPAGHHHHSLYSTPQT; from the exons ATGGAGGGCAACCTGTCTGGGCTGGTGCCCGCCGCAGGGCTGGTACCTGCGCTGCCCCCCGCCGTGACTCTGGGGCTGACTGCCACCTACACCACGCTGTACGGCCTGCTCTTCCTCTCGGTCTATGCCCAGCTCTGGCTGGTGCTGCTCTACGGACACAAGCGGCTCAGCTACCAGACGGTGTTCCTGGCCCTGTGCCTGCTCTGGGCCGCCCTGCGcaccaccctcttctccttctacttccGAGACACGGCTCGAGCCAACCGCCTGGGCCCCCTCCCCTTCTGGCTGCTCTACTGCTGCCCCGTCTGCCTCCAGTTCTTCACCCTCACACTCATGAACCTCTACTTTGCCCAG GTGGTGTTCAAGGCTAAGACAAAGCAGCACCCGGAGATGAGCCGGGGCTT GCTGGCCGTGCGGGGGGCGTTCATTGGGGCCTCACTGCTCTTCCTGCTGGTGAACGTGTTGTGTGCCATGCTGTCTCGTCGGCGCCGGACACAGCCCTGGGCCCTGCTGCTGGTGCGAGTGCTGGTGAGCGATTCGCTCTTTGTGATCTGTGCcctctctctggctgcttgcctCTGCCTGGTGGCCCGGCGTGCCCCCTCCACCAGCATCTACCTGGAGGCCAAG GGGACCAGTGTGTGCCAGGCTGCGGCCATGGGCGGGGCCATGGTCCTGCTCTATGCCAGCCGGGCCTGCTACAACCTGGCAGCCCTGGCGCTGGCCCCCCACAGCCGGCTGGACTCCTTCGATTATGACTGGTACAATGTCTCTGACCAG GCTGACCTGGTGAATGATCTAGGGGACAAGGGTTACCTGGTCTTTGGCCTCATTCTCTTTGTGTGGGAGCTGCTGCCCACCACCCTGCTTGTTGGTTTCTTTCGGGTACACCGGCCTCCACAGGACCTG AGCACCAGCCGAATTATCAACGGGCAGATCTTCAGTTCTCGATCCTACTTCTTTGACCGGGCTGGACATTGTGAAGACGAGGGTGGCCCGTGGGAGCACAGCCGGGGAGAGAGCACCAG CCTGTCGGGGAGCCTGGGGGCTGGCAGCTGGTACGGTGCTATTGGGCGGGAGCCCGGCTGGTGTGGGGGCAGCCAGAGCCGAAGCACACCACTCCTCTTCTCCCAGGTGGCTGGGCCTGCTGGCCACCATCACCACAGCCTCTACTCCACCCCGCAGACATGA